In Bacillus cytotoxicus NVH 391-98, the following are encoded in one genomic region:
- the rpsO gene encoding 30S ribosomal protein S15: MALTQERKNEIIAQFRTHETDTGSPEVQIAVLTEQINTLNEHLRTHKKDHHSRRGLLKMVGKRRNLLTYLRNSDITRYRELITKLGLRR; this comes from the coding sequence ATGGCTTTAACACAAGAGCGTAAAAATGAAATCATTGCACAATTTAGAACTCATGAGACTGATACTGGTTCTCCAGAGGTTCAAATTGCTGTCCTAACAGAGCAAATTAACACTCTAAACGAGCACTTACGTACTCACAAGAAAGATCATCATTCACGCCGTGGTCTATTAAAGATGGTTGGTAAACGTCGTAACTTACTTACTTACCTTCGTAATAGCGATATCACACGTTACCGTGAATTAATCACAAAGCTTGGCTTACGTCGATAG
- the ribF gene encoding bifunctional riboflavin kinase/FAD synthetase, whose translation MKLIHLTHRHDLNKLELPPTVMALGYFDGIHLGHQRVIQTAKKIADEKGWKSAVMTFHPHPSVVLGKKEAHVAYITPPSLKEKVIADLGIDLLYVVKFDEAFAGLLPQQFVDEYVIGLNVKHVVAGFDYSYGRLGKGTMETLPFHARGEFTQTVIEKVEFQEEKVSSTALRKLIRNGEMEQIPSILGRLYTVEGKVVHGDKRGRQIGFPTANVALNGDYLLPPVGVYAVRLKVHDKWHDGVCNIGYKPTFKENERQLSIEVHVFQFNEDIYDQTVTVEWHMRIREEKKFNGIDELVAQIAEDKNTAQEYFKTKKNVLAFSNEK comes from the coding sequence GTGAAACTCATTCATTTAACTCATCGCCATGATTTAAATAAACTAGAATTACCACCTACTGTAATGGCATTAGGATATTTTGATGGCATTCATTTAGGACATCAACGTGTAATTCAAACGGCAAAAAAAATAGCGGATGAAAAAGGATGGAAAAGTGCGGTCATGACATTTCATCCACACCCATCTGTTGTATTAGGGAAAAAAGAAGCACATGTGGCATATATTACACCGCCAAGTTTGAAAGAAAAGGTAATTGCAGATTTAGGTATTGACCTACTATATGTGGTGAAATTCGATGAAGCATTCGCTGGATTATTACCACAGCAGTTTGTTGATGAATATGTTATTGGGCTAAATGTTAAGCATGTAGTAGCAGGATTTGATTATTCATATGGACGCTTGGGGAAAGGTACGATGGAGACTTTGCCATTTCATGCGAGAGGGGAGTTTACACAAACCGTGATTGAAAAAGTTGAATTTCAAGAAGAAAAAGTAAGTTCTACAGCGTTACGAAAATTAATTCGTAATGGAGAAATGGAACAAATTCCATCTATTTTAGGTAGACTTTATACAGTGGAAGGAAAAGTGGTTCACGGTGATAAACGTGGGCGTCAAATTGGTTTTCCAACTGCCAATGTTGCTTTAAATGGTGATTATTTATTGCCGCCTGTTGGAGTATATGCAGTGCGATTAAAGGTTCATGATAAGTGGCATGATGGTGTATGTAACATTGGATATAAACCGACTTTTAAAGAAAATGAGCGCCAGCTATCTATTGAAGTACATGTATTCCAATTTAATGAAGATATTTATGATCAGACTGTTACTGTTGAATGGCATATGCGTATTCGGGAAGAAAAGAAATTTAATGGTATCGATGAATTAGTTGCACAAATTGCTGAAGATAAAAATACAGCGCAAGAATATTTTAAGACGAAAAAGAATGTGCTTGCTTTTTCCAATGAAAAGTAG
- the truB gene encoding tRNA pseudouridine(55) synthase TruB, with amino-acid sequence MEGVVLLHKPKGMTSHDCVFKLRKILREKRIGHTGTLDPDVTGVLPICVGRATKIAQFLTSETKTYEGEVTLGFSTTTEDASGEVVEKQDVNRTITRKEIEAVLAELTGTLEQVPPMYSAVKVNGKKLYEYARAGQEVKRPVRIITIHEFTLLDNRETFEGANISFRFRVTCSKGTYVRTLAVMIGEKLGFPAHMSDLVRTASGEFQLHDCVSFEEIEENMQNGTVESVFISIDEALSKFPKIVVDEKQAEKIKNGMFLKNEIQAETPFITVFDRNNHCLAIYEHHPKRPGMLKPMKVLVNNQELKL; translated from the coding sequence ATGGAAGGTGTAGTATTATTACATAAACCAAAAGGAATGACTTCACATGATTGTGTATTTAAGTTACGAAAAATATTACGTGAAAAGCGAATTGGTCACACAGGTACATTAGATCCAGATGTAACAGGAGTGTTACCGATTTGTGTGGGACGTGCTACAAAGATTGCACAATTTTTGACGAGTGAAACAAAAACTTATGAGGGGGAAGTTACATTAGGATTTTCAACTACCACTGAAGATGCTTCTGGTGAAGTAGTTGAAAAACAAGATGTAAATCGCACCATTACACGCAAGGAAATTGAAGCGGTACTAGCAGAATTGACAGGTACGCTTGAACAAGTGCCACCTATGTATTCGGCTGTAAAGGTGAATGGGAAAAAATTATATGAGTATGCGAGAGCTGGGCAAGAAGTGAAGCGCCCAGTTCGCATCATTACAATTCATGAGTTTACACTACTGGACAACCGTGAAACATTTGAAGGTGCAAATATTTCATTCCGCTTCCGTGTTACATGTAGCAAAGGAACGTATGTGAGAACATTAGCAGTTATGATCGGAGAAAAATTAGGATTCCCGGCACATATGTCTGATCTTGTTAGAACAGCTTCAGGAGAATTTCAGCTACATGACTGCGTATCATTTGAAGAAATTGAGGAAAACATGCAAAATGGAACAGTAGAGTCTGTTTTTATTTCAATTGATGAAGCGTTAAGCAAGTTTCCAAAAATAGTGGTAGACGAAAAACAAGCAGAAAAAATAAAAAACGGTATGTTTTTAAAAAATGAAATACAAGCGGAAACTCCATTTATTACAGTATTTGATCGTAATAATCATTGTTTAGCGATTTATGAACATCACCCAAAACGTCCAGGCATGTTAAAGCCAATGAAAGTACTTGTGAATAATCAAGAATTAAAGCTATAA
- the rbfA gene encoding 30S ribosome-binding factor RbfA, whose amino-acid sequence MKLRANRVGEQMKKELGDIISRKIKDPRVGFVTVTDVKVSGDLQIATVYISVLGDEEQKENTLKGLAKAKGFIRSEIGQRIRLRKTPEISFEFDESIGYGHRIDTLLHEINKEGKREE is encoded by the coding sequence ATGAAACTACGTGCAAACCGTGTGGGAGAACAAATGAAAAAAGAATTAGGCGATATTATTAGTCGCAAAATTAAAGACCCACGCGTCGGATTTGTAACAGTAACAGATGTAAAAGTAAGTGGAGATTTACAAATTGCCACAGTATATATTTCTGTTTTAGGAGATGAAGAACAGAAAGAAAATACATTAAAAGGCTTAGCGAAAGCGAAAGGCTTTATTCGTTCAGAAATTGGCCAACGTATTCGTCTTCGTAAAACACCGGAAATCTCTTTTGAATTTGATGAATCTATCGGATATGGTCATCGAATTGATACACTTTTACATGAAATTAATAAAGAAGGTAAACGTGAAGAATAA
- a CDS encoding DUF503 domain-containing protein, with the protein MIIASLSFECIIYDVHSLKEKRAILQRVLTRVKQRHNVAVSEVGHQDVWQRAEIAIVSVSSNRVVCEKEMNRVLEYIDSFPEIERTITHLEWY; encoded by the coding sequence ATGATTATCGCTTCGCTCTCATTCGAATGCATCATATACGATGTGCATTCTTTAAAAGAGAAACGAGCAATTTTACAACGTGTGCTAACCCGTGTGAAACAGCGACATAATGTCGCTGTTTCTGAAGTGGGGCACCAAGATGTATGGCAACGTGCGGAAATTGCAATTGTTTCTGTATCCTCAAATCGCGTTGTCTGCGAGAAAGAAATGAATCGTGTACTAGAGTATATTGACTCATTTCCGGAGATAGAACGGACGATAACGCACTTGGAATGGTATTGA
- the infB gene encoding translation initiation factor IF-2 has translation MSKIRVYEYAKKYNISSKEIITKLKEMNIEVSNHMTMLDDEVVNKLDNEYNNEVKKPSVADEFEVEEKVVRSKKNSNKKKKKGKGNQDKRQENFAGKQQAQTVETPDKITFSGTLTVGELANKLGKEPSEIIKKLFMLGIMATINQDLDKDTIELIASDYGIEVEEEVVIDEIEFETFIDEQDEEEGDLKERPAVVTIMGHVDHGKTTLLDSIRNSKVTAGEAGGITQHIGAYQVEVNDKKITFLDTPGHAAFTTMRARGAQVTDITILVVAADDGVMPQTVEAINHAKAAGVPIIVAVNKMDKPAANPDRVMQELTEYELVPEAWGGDTIFVPISAIKGEGIDNLLEMILLVSEVEEYKANPNRYATGTVIEAQLDKGKGAIATLLVQNGTLRVGDPIVVGTTYGRVRAMVNDIGRRVKVAGPSTPVEITGLNEVPQAGDRFMAFADEKKARQIGESRAQQALLAQRGEKSKLSLEDLFQQIQEGDVKEINLIVKADVQGSVEAMAASLRKIDVEGVKVKIIHTGVGAITESDIILASASNAIVIGFNVRPDVNAKRTAESENVDIRLHRIIYKAIEEIEAAMRGMLDPEFEEKVIGQAEVRQTFKVTKVGTIAGCYVTDGKITRDSGVRIIRDGVVIYEGQLDTLKRFKDDVKEVAQNYECGITIEKYNDIKEGDIIEAFIMEEVKR, from the coding sequence ATGAGTAAGATTCGAGTATATGAATATGCAAAGAAGTACAATATTTCAAGTAAAGAGATTATTACAAAACTAAAAGAAATGAATATTGAGGTTTCGAATCATATGACAATGTTAGACGATGAAGTAGTAAACAAACTAGATAATGAGTATAATAATGAAGTGAAAAAACCTTCTGTTGCAGATGAGTTTGAAGTAGAAGAAAAGGTTGTTCGCAGCAAAAAGAACAGCAATAAGAAAAAGAAAAAAGGCAAAGGAAATCAAGATAAACGTCAAGAGAACTTTGCTGGAAAACAGCAAGCGCAAACTGTAGAAACACCAGACAAAATTACTTTCTCTGGAACGCTTACAGTAGGAGAACTTGCGAACAAGCTTGGCAAGGAGCCATCTGAAATTATTAAGAAGCTCTTTATGCTAGGGATTATGGCAACAATTAACCAAGATCTTGATAAAGATACAATCGAGTTAATTGCAAGTGACTACGGTATTGAAGTGGAAGAAGAAGTAGTCATAGATGAAATTGAGTTCGAAACATTTATCGATGAACAAGATGAAGAGGAAGGGGACTTAAAAGAGCGCCCAGCTGTTGTAACAATTATGGGTCACGTTGACCATGGTAAAACAACATTACTTGACTCTATCCGTAATTCAAAAGTAACTGCTGGTGAAGCAGGCGGAATTACGCAACATATTGGTGCATACCAAGTAGAAGTAAATGATAAGAAAATTACATTCTTAGATACTCCAGGTCACGCGGCGTTTACAACGATGCGTGCTCGCGGTGCACAAGTAACGGATATTACAATTCTTGTTGTAGCAGCTGATGATGGTGTGATGCCACAAACAGTTGAAGCGATTAACCACGCAAAAGCTGCAGGAGTACCAATTATTGTAGCGGTGAATAAAATGGATAAACCAGCAGCAAATCCAGATCGCGTTATGCAAGAATTAACGGAGTATGAGTTAGTACCAGAAGCTTGGGGTGGCGATACAATCTTCGTACCAATCTCAGCGATTAAAGGTGAAGGAATTGACAATTTATTAGAAATGATTCTTCTTGTAAGTGAAGTGGAAGAATATAAAGCAAATCCAAATCGCTACGCAACAGGTACTGTAATTGAAGCACAACTTGACAAAGGAAAAGGTGCAATCGCAACATTACTTGTACAAAATGGTACACTTCGCGTTGGTGATCCAATCGTTGTTGGTACAACATATGGTCGTGTTCGTGCGATGGTAAATGATATTGGCCGTCGTGTAAAAGTTGCTGGACCATCTACTCCTGTTGAAATTACAGGTTTAAATGAAGTTCCACAGGCAGGAGATCGTTTTATGGCATTTGCTGACGAGAAAAAAGCACGCCAAATTGGTGAATCACGTGCACAACAGGCATTGCTTGCACAACGTGGTGAAAAATCTAAATTAAGCCTGGAAGATTTATTCCAACAAATTCAAGAGGGCGATGTAAAAGAAATTAACTTAATCGTTAAAGCTGATGTACAAGGTTCTGTAGAAGCAATGGCTGCATCACTTCGCAAAATTGATGTAGAAGGCGTTAAAGTGAAAATTATTCATACAGGCGTAGGTGCGATTACAGAATCTGATATTATTTTAGCTTCTGCATCTAATGCAATTGTAATTGGATTTAACGTACGTCCAGATGTAAATGCGAAGCGTACAGCTGAATCTGAAAATGTTGACATTCGCTTGCATCGTATTATCTATAAAGCAATCGAAGAAATTGAAGCAGCAATGCGCGGTATGCTTGATCCAGAATTTGAAGAAAAAGTAATCGGTCAAGCTGAAGTTCGTCAAACGTTTAAAGTAACAAAAGTTGGAACGATCGCTGGATGCTATGTAACAGACGGTAAAATTACACGTGATAGTGGCGTTCGTATTATTCGTGACGGTGTTGTCATTTATGAAGGACAGCTTGATACATTAAAACGTTTTAAAGATGATGTAAAAGAAGTTGCACAAAACTATGAGTGCGGTATTACAATTGAGAAGTACAATGATATTAAAGAAGGAGACATCATTGAAGCATTCATTATGGAAGAAGTGAAGCGATGA
- a CDS encoding YlxQ family RNA-binding protein has protein sequence MSDWKLFLGLANRARKIISGEELVLKEVRSGKAKLVLLSEDASANTTKRITDKTTYYNIPMRKVENRQQLGHAIGRDERVVVAVLDEGFAKKLRSMLDTTYRG, from the coding sequence GTGTCCGATTGGAAATTGTTTTTAGGCCTAGCAAATCGTGCCCGAAAAATTATTTCGGGTGAAGAACTTGTTTTAAAAGAAGTACGAAGTGGCAAGGCAAAGCTTGTATTGCTTTCTGAGGATGCGTCTGCGAATACGACAAAGCGCATCACAGATAAAACCACGTACTACAACATACCAATGAGAAAAGTCGAAAATCGACAACAATTAGGGCATGCGATTGGGAGAGACGAACGAGTCGTTGTAGCTGTGTTAGATGAGGGCTTTGCGAAAAAGCTGCGTAGCATGCTCGATACAACTTACCGGGGGTGA
- the rnpM gene encoding RNase P modulator RnpM produces the protein MSNRKVPLRKCVVTQEMKPKRELVRIVRSKEGEVSIDLTGKKSGRGAYLSMDKECILQAQKKNILEHHLKAKIDSSLYEELLELVEKESK, from the coding sequence ATGAGCAATCGAAAAGTTCCGTTACGAAAATGCGTTGTAACGCAGGAAATGAAGCCGAAACGAGAGCTCGTTCGCATTGTTCGTTCCAAAGAGGGTGAAGTGTCTATTGATTTAACTGGAAAAAAATCAGGACGCGGCGCATATTTGTCAATGGACAAAGAATGCATTCTTCAAGCACAAAAGAAGAACATTTTGGAACATCATCTAAAAGCGAAAATCGACAGTTCTCTCTATGAAGAACTTCTTGAACTTGTTGAGAAGGAGTCGAAATAA
- the nusA gene encoding transcription termination factor NusA: MSTELLDALLVLESEKGISKDIIIDAIEAALISAYKRNFNQAQNVRVSFNPEVGTIQVLARKDVVDNVFDPRLEISVEEARQINPNYQNGDVLEIEVTPKDFGRIAAQTAKQVVTQRVREAERGVIYSEFSDREEDIMVGIVQRQDARFIYVSLGKVEALLPVSEQMPNEQYKPHDRIRVFITKVEKTTKGPQIYVSRTHPGLLKRLFEMEVPEIYDGTVEIRSVAREAGDRSKISVYAENIDVDPVGSCVGPKGQRVQRIVDELKGEKIDIVRWSNDPVEYVANALSPSQVVSVLVNEEEKATTVIVPDHQLSLAIGKRGQNARLAAKLTGWKIDIKSESDAKQLGIVTEEDNMIAFDSVEDEIE; this comes from the coding sequence ATGAGCACTGAGTTGTTAGATGCTTTGCTCGTATTAGAATCAGAAAAAGGTATTAGCAAAGATATTATTATTGATGCGATTGAAGCAGCTTTAATCTCTGCTTATAAGCGCAATTTTAACCAAGCACAAAATGTTCGAGTTAGCTTTAATCCAGAAGTAGGGACAATTCAAGTTTTAGCACGTAAAGATGTTGTTGATAACGTATTTGACCCACGTCTTGAAATTTCTGTGGAAGAAGCAAGACAAATTAATCCAAACTATCAAAATGGTGATGTACTGGAAATTGAAGTAACGCCAAAAGATTTTGGACGCATTGCGGCGCAAACTGCAAAGCAAGTTGTCACACAACGTGTACGCGAAGCAGAGCGCGGCGTTATTTATTCAGAATTTAGCGATCGTGAAGAAGACATTATGGTCGGTATTGTCCAAAGACAAGATGCTCGCTTTATTTATGTAAGCTTAGGAAAAGTGGAAGCACTTTTACCAGTAAGTGAGCAAATGCCAAATGAACAATATAAACCACATGATCGCATCCGTGTATTCATTACAAAAGTCGAAAAAACGACAAAAGGACCACAAATTTACGTATCACGTACACATCCTGGTCTTCTAAAGCGTTTATTTGAAATGGAGGTTCCAGAGATTTATGATGGAACAGTAGAGATTCGTTCTGTTGCACGTGAAGCAGGCGATCGTTCTAAAATCTCTGTATATGCGGAGAATATTGATGTTGACCCAGTTGGTTCTTGCGTAGGACCGAAAGGACAGCGTGTACAACGCATTGTAGATGAACTAAAAGGCGAAAAAATTGACATTGTTCGCTGGTCAAATGATCCAGTAGAATATGTTGCTAATGCATTAAGTCCATCACAGGTCGTATCAGTACTTGTGAATGAAGAAGAAAAAGCAACAACTGTTATCGTTCCAGACCATCAGCTTTCGTTAGCGATTGGTAAGCGTGGACAAAACGCGCGTCTTGCAGCAAAATTAACGGGCTGGAAAATTGATATTAAAAGCGAGTCTGATGCGAAACAACTTGGTATTGTAACAGAAGAAGACAACATGATCGCATTCGATTCAGTTGAAGACGAAATCGAATAG
- the rimP gene encoding ribosome maturation factor RimP produces MDKKVTEVVEALAQPIVEELNLELVDVEYVKEGKDWFLRVFIDSETGVDIEECGAVSERLSEALDKEDPIPHLYFLDVSSPGAERPLKKEKDFEQAVGSQVAIKTYEPIDGEKMFEGKLLSYDGTTITLLLTIKTRKKEIQIPMDKVANARLAVTF; encoded by the coding sequence ATGGATAAGAAAGTTACAGAAGTTGTTGAAGCACTTGCGCAGCCGATTGTTGAAGAGTTAAATCTTGAACTTGTAGATGTAGAATATGTGAAAGAAGGGAAAGACTGGTTCCTACGCGTATTCATCGATTCTGAAACCGGAGTCGACATTGAAGAATGCGGTGCGGTAAGTGAACGTTTAAGTGAAGCTTTAGATAAAGAGGATCCAATTCCTCATCTGTACTTTTTGGATGTATCATCGCCAGGAGCGGAACGCCCATTAAAGAAAGAAAAAGACTTCGAACAAGCGGTAGGAAGTCAAGTGGCAATTAAAACATACGAGCCGATTGATGGTGAAAAGATGTTTGAAGGAAAATTGCTTTCTTATGATGGTACAACAATTACACTATTATTAACGATTAAAACACGTAAAAAAGAAATCCAAATTCCAATGGATAAAGTTGCCAATGCGCGACTTGCAGTTACGTTTTAG